Within the Planctomycetota bacterium genome, the region AGGTGGCACCGCCGTCGTCACTGAACATCGCGGCGTTGTAGTGGTAGGGGCGCCACTCCACGTCGTTGCTGGCGGCCGGCCCCATGATGCGCGTCGCGAGCAGGAGGCGGCCCTTCCTCGGGCCGAATTGGAGCGTGATGCCGGGCTGAAACGCGCCGACAGACTGCGGCACCGAGTCGGGCGAGCCGTGGTTGAACTTGTTCGGCTTGATCCGGATCGATTCGCGCGTCCAGGTGCGGCCGTCGTCGCGGCTGCGCCAGAGGTATCCCTTGTCGGCGCGCACGTAGAGGATGTTGCCGTTGGTCTCGTTGACGACGACCTTGCCGCCGGCGTCGGGGCCGATCTCGCGGGGCGGACTCCACGTGGAGCCGCCGTCGGCGCTCTCGCGGAAAACCTTGCCGTGGAAGGCGAGCACGTGGCCGTTGCGCGCGGTGACGATGTCGCGCCCGCCGCGGCCGTCGAAGAGCGGGTGGATTTGCAGTGCGGGCGCAGTCAGGAAGGGTTGGGCGGTCGGCGGGAGCGCGGCGCGATCGGCGGCGGCGAACGCGGCGGTGGCGAAGAGGGCGAGACTGGCGAGGCGCAGGCGCACCTTGGGTATGATTGAAG harbors:
- a CDS encoding exo-alpha-sialidase; protein product: MRLRLASLALFATAAFAAADRAALPPTAQPFLTAPALQIHPLFDGRGGRDIVTARNGHVLAFHGKVFRESADGGSTWSPPREIGPDAGGKVVVNETNGNILYVRADKGYLWRSRDDGRTWTRESIRIKPNKFNHGSPDSVPQSVGAFQPGITLQFGPRKGRLLLATRIMGPAASNDVEWRPYHYNAAMFSDDGGATWQVSAPFPVLGSGEAALAELSDGRILYSSREHMSVGNRYFGWSHDGGELWLSPWLSDTLPDGSRGTSYGCMGGLMRLPIAGADILLYSNLDTDAGVMPKKVGGSTSAGRENITVWASFDGGRTWPVKRFVYAGPSAYSNLGVGRASTPSAGKIYLHFEGGPKTCYDGVMVAVFNLAWLLDGRDLRSVLPE